From the Nonlabens marinus S1-08 genome, one window contains:
- a CDS encoding RelA/SpoT family protein, which produces MTEVAVKEENKRIAKEYKELLKISYQALSRDDKKLIRQAFDLAVEAHAPQRRKSGEAYIFHPIAVAKIVAKQIGLDATAIAAALLHDVVEDTKYTLADIEKLFNPTVALIVDGLTKIMHLKNDADISSQAENFRKMLLTLNDDVRVIIIKIADRLHNMQTMDSMPPSKQVKIASETLYIYAPIAHRLGLYNIKTELEDLGLKYTEPDVFDDIQKSIKESKEQQDDYIKQFSGIIDDSLNKEGLEYRIQGRPKSVFSIRRKMLKQNVSFDEVYDKFAVRIIFRSDRANEKFLAWKIYSVVTDHFRPNPVRLRDWISSPKSTGYEALHITVMGPDGRWVEVQIRSERMHEIAEKGYAAHYKYKQGSEEDGLDEWLNRLQEALENPEASAIDFVEQFKLNLYSKEIFVFTPKGELKSLPKGATPLDFAFAIHTEVGLHTRGARVNGKLVPLSHTLNSGDQVDIITSENQKPTKNWLDYATTARARSKIKSALKDDQKEVADEGKVILARKLRSQKIKLDENTVNEMVTYFKMKTSQDLFYRVGIGSIDNKMIKEYASSRSNALYNFFKSKMRKAPENTELHKEEVTQKYDELVFGKEQAQLDYTLSQCCNPIPGDSVFGFTTVSEGIKVHKNNCPNAISLQSKYAYRIISAKWIDSSQKEHRGDITLTGIDRMGLVQEITQLISQNMHVNIRNISFSSDDGVFIGNITVVVPNITMLTKLMQNLNKINGIDKVTRS; this is translated from the coding sequence ATGACAGAAGTTGCGGTTAAAGAAGAAAACAAACGTATTGCCAAGGAATACAAGGAATTGCTGAAGATCAGCTATCAAGCCTTGTCCCGCGATGACAAGAAATTGATACGCCAGGCTTTTGATCTAGCCGTTGAGGCTCATGCTCCGCAGCGCCGCAAGTCTGGAGAAGCCTACATCTTTCACCCCATTGCTGTTGCAAAAATTGTTGCAAAGCAAATAGGTCTAGACGCTACAGCGATTGCAGCTGCATTGCTTCACGACGTGGTTGAGGATACCAAATACACGCTGGCTGATATTGAAAAACTTTTCAATCCTACGGTTGCATTGATCGTGGATGGATTGACTAAGATCATGCACCTCAAAAATGATGCGGACATCTCTTCTCAAGCAGAGAATTTCCGGAAGATGCTATTGACCCTCAATGATGACGTGCGAGTAATCATTATCAAGATTGCTGATCGTTTGCATAATATGCAAACAATGGACAGTATGCCACCTAGCAAGCAGGTGAAAATCGCTAGTGAAACCCTATACATCTACGCTCCTATTGCGCACCGTTTAGGATTGTACAACATCAAGACAGAATTAGAAGATCTAGGGTTAAAATACACGGAGCCTGATGTGTTTGACGATATCCAAAAGTCCATAAAAGAAAGTAAGGAACAACAAGACGATTACATCAAACAATTCAGCGGGATTATTGATGACAGCCTGAATAAGGAAGGTTTAGAATACCGCATTCAAGGAAGACCTAAATCGGTTTTCTCCATACGCCGTAAGATGTTAAAGCAAAATGTAAGCTTTGACGAGGTCTATGATAAATTTGCGGTACGCATTATATTTCGCAGTGACAGGGCAAATGAGAAGTTTCTCGCTTGGAAAATCTACAGTGTAGTTACCGACCATTTTAGACCAAATCCAGTACGCCTGCGCGATTGGATCAGCTCCCCTAAGTCCACCGGTTATGAAGCCCTGCACATTACAGTGATGGGACCAGATGGACGCTGGGTAGAGGTGCAAATACGCAGTGAGCGCATGCATGAAATAGCTGAAAAAGGCTATGCAGCGCATTACAAATACAAGCAAGGCAGTGAAGAAGACGGCCTAGATGAATGGCTTAATCGATTGCAAGAAGCCCTAGAAAATCCAGAGGCCAGTGCTATAGATTTTGTTGAGCAGTTCAAGCTGAACTTATACAGCAAAGAAATTTTTGTGTTTACGCCTAAAGGTGAACTAAAGTCCCTGCCTAAAGGTGCTACGCCACTCGATTTTGCATTTGCCATACATACGGAAGTAGGTTTACATACCCGTGGTGCCAGAGTGAATGGTAAATTAGTTCCCTTATCTCACACACTTAATAGCGGTGATCAGGTTGATATAATTACTAGTGAAAATCAAAAGCCGACCAAAAATTGGCTGGATTATGCTACCACAGCTAGAGCCAGGTCAAAAATTAAAAGTGCTCTTAAGGACGATCAAAAAGAAGTTGCTGATGAAGGTAAAGTTATTCTTGCCAGAAAGTTAAGATCTCAAAAGATCAAACTGGATGAAAATACCGTCAATGAAATGGTGACGTATTTTAAAATGAAGACCAGTCAGGACCTGTTCTACCGCGTGGGAATAGGCAGTATCGATAACAAAATGATCAAGGAGTATGCAAGCAGTCGCAGCAACGCCTTATACAACTTCTTTAAAAGCAAGATGCGCAAGGCTCCGGAGAATACCGAGTTGCATAAAGAAGAGGTCACACAAAAATATGATGAGCTGGTTTTTGGTAAAGAGCAAGCACAGTTAGATTATACCTTATCACAATGTTGTAATCCTATACCAGGAGATTCGGTTTTTGGGTTTACGACCGTGAGTGAAGGAATAAAAGTGCACAAAAACAATTGCCCAAACGCCATCAGTTTACAAAGTAAATATGCGTACCGAATCATTTCAGCAAAATGGATTGATTCCTCCCAGAAAGAACATCGTGGAGATATCACACTTACCGGTATTGACCGGATGGGACTGGTTCAAGAAATCACCCAGTTGATCTCCCAAAATATGCACGTGAACATTAGAAACATTAGTTTTTCAAGTGATGACGGCGTGTTTATAGGTAATATTACAGTCGTTGTACCTAACATAACTATGTTGACAAAGTTGATGCAAAATCTTAATAAGATTAACGGCATCGACAAAGTCACTAGATCTTAA
- a CDS encoding nuclear transport factor 2 family protein, with protein METRQLLNKFYDSFAHGDAHGMIECYAPQIVFEDPVFGQLHGKRAECMWQMLLENKKRKPQISYRVLIYGADTAQVAWTATYFYGKSDRKVVNQVLASFDFKDGLIVHHRDNFNLWNWSRQALGISGFLIGWTNIMERKIQNKTRALLDTYIENSL; from the coding sequence ATGGAAACGCGGCAGCTGCTTAATAAATTCTACGACTCCTTCGCTCACGGCGATGCGCATGGCATGATAGAATGTTATGCTCCGCAAATAGTTTTTGAAGACCCAGTCTTTGGGCAACTGCATGGAAAGCGAGCGGAATGCATGTGGCAAATGCTACTAGAAAACAAAAAACGTAAACCTCAAATATCCTATAGAGTTCTCATTTATGGGGCGGATACTGCACAAGTAGCCTGGACGGCAACTTATTTTTATGGAAAAAGCGATCGCAAGGTCGTCAATCAGGTCCTCGCTAGTTTTGACTTCAAGGATGGACTTATAGTGCATCATCGGGATAATTTCAACCTTTGGAATTGGTCTCGACAGGCACTTGGAATCAGCGGTTTTTTGATAGGATGGACAAATATTATGGAACGTAAAATCCAGAATAAAACGAGAGCCCTTCTTGACACTTATATAGAAAACAGTCTTTAA
- the katG gene encoding catalase/peroxidase HPI, translating into MDTKSGHDKGAANSNVWEINDPSAVAKCPFMGGVPTSTAGKGTTNKDWWPNSLNLNILRQHATKSDPMGADFNYAEEFKSLDLEALKADLKSLMTDSQDWWPADYGHYGGLFIRMAWHSAGTYRIGDGRGGAGSGTQRFAPLNSWPDNGNLDKARLLLWPIKKKYGRKISWADLMILTGNMALESMGFKTFGFAGGREDVWEPEQDIYWGSETEWMGNEARYATGDLESPLGATHMGLIYVNPEGPNGNPDPLGSAHDIRQTFGRMAMDDKETVALTAGGHTFGKAHGAADPEKYVGSEPAGAAMEEMSTGWKNSYKSGVLDDAITSGLEGAWTPNPTQWDHDYFKVLLGYEWELTKSPAGAHQWKPTAESKAMKAPRAGDASATQDLMMSTADMALKKDPEYLKISKHFLENPEDFEDAFAKAWYKLTHRDMGPKSRYLGTDVPAEDLLWQDPLPEVKTPIIDASDIAHLKEVILETGLTVSELVSVAWASASTFRGSDNRGGANGARIRLAPQNRWEVNNPEQLTKVLNALKKIQNDFNDTRSGGKHVSMADLIVLGGTAAVEKAAKDAGHSVKVGFDAGRVDATVEQTDIDSFGYLEPKADGFRNYVKKGQKATAEELLIDRANLMTLSIPEMSVLVAGMRVLDTNYDGSKDGVFTDKPGTLSNDFFVNVTDLGTTWKAMSSSEMLFEGSDRKTGESKWRGTRADLIFGSNTELRAIAEVYACEDAQEKFVKDFAAAWTKVMNLDRFDLK; encoded by the coding sequence ATGGATACTAAATCAGGACACGATAAAGGCGCGGCAAATTCAAATGTTTGGGAAATTAACGACCCTAGCGCTGTTGCTAAATGTCCATTCATGGGTGGTGTACCAACGAGTACCGCAGGAAAAGGAACGACTAATAAAGACTGGTGGCCTAATTCCTTAAACCTAAATATACTAAGACAACATGCTACAAAATCAGATCCTATGGGAGCTGATTTTAACTATGCAGAAGAATTTAAAAGTCTGGATTTAGAAGCTTTAAAGGCTGATTTGAAATCCTTAATGACTGACTCTCAAGACTGGTGGCCGGCAGATTATGGACATTACGGTGGATTATTTATTAGAATGGCCTGGCACAGTGCAGGAACCTACCGTATAGGCGATGGACGCGGTGGTGCAGGATCTGGTACGCAACGATTTGCTCCACTAAATAGCTGGCCAGATAACGGGAATCTTGACAAGGCGCGACTGTTGTTGTGGCCTATCAAGAAAAAATACGGTCGTAAAATCTCTTGGGCAGATTTGATGATTCTAACAGGAAACATGGCCTTAGAATCTATGGGTTTTAAAACTTTTGGTTTTGCAGGCGGTAGAGAAGACGTGTGGGAACCAGAACAAGATATTTACTGGGGATCAGAAACAGAATGGATGGGTAATGAGGCTCGTTATGCGACAGGAGATCTAGAAAGCCCGCTAGGAGCAACTCACATGGGATTGATCTATGTTAATCCTGAAGGTCCTAACGGTAATCCAGACCCACTAGGTTCTGCACATGATATAAGACAGACTTTTGGCCGTATGGCAATGGACGATAAAGAAACTGTAGCTCTTACTGCGGGTGGTCACACCTTTGGAAAAGCTCATGGTGCCGCAGATCCTGAAAAGTATGTAGGAAGCGAACCAGCAGGAGCTGCCATGGAAGAAATGAGTACAGGCTGGAAAAACTCCTATAAAAGTGGTGTGCTAGATGACGCAATCACCAGCGGACTGGAAGGAGCATGGACACCAAACCCTACCCAATGGGATCATGATTATTTTAAAGTATTGTTAGGTTATGAATGGGAATTAACTAAAAGTCCTGCGGGAGCGCACCAGTGGAAACCAACAGCTGAATCCAAGGCTATGAAAGCACCTCGTGCTGGAGATGCCTCGGCAACTCAGGATTTGATGATGTCCACGGCAGATATGGCGCTTAAGAAAGATCCAGAATATTTAAAGATCTCCAAGCACTTTTTAGAAAATCCAGAAGATTTCGAAGACGCTTTCGCGAAAGCGTGGTACAAATTAACCCATAGGGACATGGGACCTAAGTCTCGCTACCTAGGAACAGATGTGCCTGCGGAAGATTTGTTATGGCAAGACCCTTTACCAGAAGTAAAGACTCCTATCATCGATGCATCAGATATTGCACATTTAAAGGAAGTGATACTTGAAACTGGGTTGACAGTGTCTGAATTAGTTTCTGTTGCATGGGCATCTGCTTCTACATTTAGAGGTTCTGATAATCGTGGTGGAGCAAATGGAGCACGCATACGTTTAGCACCGCAAAACCGCTGGGAAGTGAACAATCCGGAGCAGTTAACGAAAGTCTTGAACGCTTTAAAGAAGATCCAAAACGATTTTAATGATACTCGATCAGGTGGTAAACACGTGTCAATGGCAGATTTGATTGTATTAGGAGGAACTGCTGCTGTAGAAAAAGCAGCCAAAGATGCAGGGCATTCAGTTAAAGTTGGTTTTGATGCTGGTAGAGTAGATGCAACTGTAGAGCAAACAGATATAGATTCATTCGGATATCTAGAGCCTAAAGCAGACGGGTTTAGAAACTATGTCAAAAAAGGACAAAAAGCGACCGCAGAAGAATTATTGATCGATCGTGCCAATTTAATGACCTTGTCCATTCCAGAAATGAGTGTGCTGGTAGCTGGTATGCGTGTTTTAGATACCAATTATGATGGTTCTAAGGACGGTGTGTTTACTGATAAACCTGGAACACTTTCCAATGACTTTTTTGTAAACGTGACTGATTTAGGAACCACCTGGAAAGCCATGTCATCTTCAGAAATGTTGTTTGAAGGAAGCGATCGTAAAACAGGAGAAAGCAAATGGAGAGGAACGAGGGCAGACTTGATTTTCGGATCCAATACAGAATTACGAGCAATTGCTGAAGTCTATGCTTGTGAAGATGCACAAGAGAAGTTTGTAAAAGACTTTGCTGCAGCCTGGACTAAAGTGATGAACCTAGATCGATTTGATTTGAAATAA
- a CDS encoding CPBP family intramembrane glutamic endopeptidase encodes MGVKVKRAGLKESVIILLIVATALILPHSGLVPFPFFYGLPILLLIGLYLRYEGENFAYVGLTLKGLSLKPLLIGTIAAIILFCFLQYIFFPLLESFIVFEDVEVPLYDQIRGNLGYYLFILLMGWIIGGLYEEIVFHGFIFTHIEKLFPNQIAAPASFVITGLLFGLYHVQLGWAGAINACLAGMAYHGLILYFKRNLWYGIFFHAVFDTIAITMLYLEYF; translated from the coding sequence ATGGGAGTTAAAGTAAAACGAGCTGGTCTTAAAGAAAGTGTCATCATCTTGTTGATCGTTGCAACAGCTTTGATCTTACCGCACTCTGGTCTAGTGCCCTTCCCCTTTTTCTATGGCCTACCCATTCTATTATTGATAGGGCTCTATTTGAGGTATGAAGGAGAAAACTTTGCCTACGTAGGTCTAACCTTAAAGGGATTGAGCCTCAAACCATTGTTGATTGGTACCATTGCGGCGATTATACTTTTTTGTTTTCTTCAATATATTTTCTTTCCGCTCTTGGAGAGCTTTATTGTTTTTGAAGATGTGGAAGTGCCCTTGTATGATCAAATAAGAGGAAACCTAGGATACTACCTTTTCATTTTATTGATGGGTTGGATCATCGGTGGATTGTATGAAGAAATTGTATTTCATGGTTTCATCTTTACCCATATTGAAAAGCTGTTTCCTAACCAAATTGCGGCTCCTGCAAGTTTTGTGATTACTGGACTACTTTTTGGGTTGTATCATGTTCAACTGGGTTGGGCCGGTGCTATCAACGCTTGCCTAGCAGGAATGGCCTATCACGGTTTGATCTTGTATTTTAAAAGGAATCTATGGTACGGTATTTTCTTTCATGCCGTTTTTGATACCATCGCTATTACGATGCTCTATTTAGAATATTTTTAA
- a CDS encoding PLP-dependent aminotransferase family protein, with protein sequence MKDNKVLNYIKEVLENRPTDWLGLTTHRLDIYEEQFAKVQFLEKFEELYQASNSDTSVLLELPTAYDYIRLGHPLSCILEWGIAKIHHLDSENVISFSSQSIPLLSILRTNLLQNKTTQVFYTGELPKHFDTPLIKEVYGYTFELKQISSMSEVAVFDGSTVLISSDASIGTMSIADSIDFHIQLHGDLGSVLTVNGKANNKYISDIQHVRRRETIAMTPANSLTALHSFVNQSEIERIETNLEADKASVLSSIKKVTGTDLTPHVGSSGLSIQYAIMMGLIHDAIENHKGKAIKFIVPPNCYGGTNDQARRVAATLDTVEVVDLPVDGDNDMVRSIDRVLEEIAAQDAVPYIIAEIPTNPRVEVPVLEALKSTLSRKRTTPSGTPAIDPVFILDQTFCPNYQFLGEGEILSTVRTISYASGSKFPSGGKCTAGYVVGNNKTTGLMEKIGLHLELCDNEATSFQFEILAQQLPSMNQRIADAYENTREFVNFIKKSLPEAKMNFVSEELAAQGFTPSVFSLDLPTKGTTDEERESYKRKLNLKLINMMISEIPTESKFCVSYGQLKGCYWTIPATSTQGTTKEGDKDYIVRASLSPDLNLEKHKEVFADFVGTL encoded by the coding sequence ATGAAAGACAATAAAGTATTAAATTATATAAAAGAAGTTTTAGAAAATAGGCCAACAGATTGGTTAGGATTGACAACGCATCGCTTAGATATTTATGAGGAGCAATTTGCTAAGGTTCAATTCTTAGAAAAGTTTGAGGAATTGTATCAGGCAAGTAATTCAGATACATCTGTTCTCCTTGAGTTGCCCACGGCTTATGACTACATCCGGTTAGGACATCCGCTCTCTTGCATCTTGGAATGGGGAATTGCCAAAATTCATCATTTAGATTCAGAAAATGTGATTAGTTTTTCCTCTCAGTCCATTCCGCTTTTGTCTATTTTGAGAACCAACCTTCTACAGAACAAAACAACTCAAGTTTTCTATACTGGCGAGCTCCCAAAACATTTTGATACTCCTTTAATTAAGGAAGTTTACGGTTATACTTTTGAGCTGAAACAAATAAGCTCCATGAGTGAGGTAGCGGTATTTGATGGTAGCACTGTACTTATCTCTAGCGATGCCTCTATAGGCACAATGTCGATAGCTGATTCGATTGATTTTCACATTCAGCTGCATGGAGACTTAGGAAGTGTATTGACAGTCAATGGAAAAGCTAACAATAAATACATATCTGATATCCAGCATGTGCGTCGCAGGGAAACCATTGCAATGACTCCAGCAAATTCTTTGACAGCTTTACATTCATTTGTCAATCAATCTGAAATTGAAAGAATTGAAACTAATCTGGAAGCCGATAAGGCGAGTGTTTTAAGCTCTATTAAAAAAGTCACTGGTACTGATTTAACTCCTCATGTAGGATCCAGTGGATTATCCATACAATATGCCATCATGATGGGTTTGATTCATGATGCCATTGAAAATCATAAAGGCAAAGCCATCAAGTTTATCGTCCCACCTAATTGTTATGGAGGTACAAATGATCAAGCAAGACGGGTTGCCGCTACCCTTGACACTGTAGAAGTGGTTGATTTACCGGTAGATGGCGATAACGATATGGTAAGAAGCATCGATCGCGTGTTAGAAGAAATTGCCGCACAAGATGCTGTTCCTTATATCATTGCAGAAATCCCGACCAATCCTCGAGTGGAAGTGCCAGTTTTGGAAGCTTTAAAAAGTACGCTTTCGCGAAAGCGAACTACGCCTAGCGGCACTCCTGCTATAGACCCAGTTTTTATATTAGATCAAACATTTTGTCCTAATTACCAGTTTTTAGGAGAAGGAGAAATTCTATCAACTGTGAGAACGATCTCCTATGCCAGTGGCTCAAAATTTCCTAGCGGCGGTAAGTGTACTGCAGGATATGTGGTTGGAAACAACAAAACGACAGGTTTAATGGAGAAAATAGGCCTTCATCTAGAACTTTGTGACAATGAGGCAACTAGCTTTCAATTTGAAATATTAGCACAGCAATTGCCCTCCATGAACCAAAGGATAGCTGATGCTTATGAGAATACGAGAGAATTCGTAAACTTTATTAAAAAATCATTGCCAGAGGCTAAAATGAACTTTGTAAGTGAAGAGCTTGCTGCCCAAGGCTTCACCCCTTCTGTCTTTTCACTAGACCTTCCCACAAAAGGTACGACCGATGAAGAACGAGAATCTTACAAACGAAAGCTGAATTTGAAACTCATCAACATGATGATTTCTGAAATTCCAACGGAGAGTAAATTTTGTGTGAGCTATGGCCAATTAAAAGGCTGCTACTGGACCATTCCTGCAACAAGCACCCAGGGAACAACTAAGGAAGGTGATAAAGATTACATTGTAAGGGCGTCCTTATCTCCAGATTTAAATCTGGAAAAACATAAGGAGGTTTTTGCAGATTTTGTGGGCACGCTCTAG
- a CDS encoding SDR family NAD(P)-dependent oxidoreductase: MIDVQGKNAFITGSSRGVGQQIALGLAQKGCNIILHGRTEESTSQTLDLLKSYPVKTYSVYGNLSNDDQISKLIQQVKALQISIDILYNNAGIMRPYREDIWSHSTTDWMETYQVNVVAMYKLCSAFMPAMIENDFGRVVNVTSRIMDQPQLAPYGASKWAVDKLSMDLAIAVQDTNVRINYLDPTWLKTDLGGEHADNPVEAVLPGALTPALVENDGPNGEFFCAI; encoded by the coding sequence ATGATTGATGTACAAGGTAAAAATGCATTTATAACTGGTTCCAGTCGTGGCGTGGGACAACAAATAGCGCTAGGCCTCGCTCAAAAAGGCTGCAACATTATCCTTCACGGTAGAACTGAAGAAAGCACGAGCCAAACGCTGGATCTCTTAAAATCGTATCCTGTGAAAACCTATAGTGTTTATGGAAATCTGAGCAATGATGACCAGATCAGTAAATTGATCCAGCAAGTAAAGGCTTTGCAGATTTCTATTGACATTCTATACAACAATGCTGGAATCATGCGCCCGTATCGCGAGGATATTTGGAGCCATTCTACTACAGACTGGATGGAGACGTACCAGGTTAATGTAGTGGCGATGTACAAATTGTGTAGTGCCTTCATGCCAGCGATGATTGAAAATGATTTTGGTCGGGTGGTCAATGTGACCTCGAGAATTATGGATCAACCACAATTAGCTCCATATGGTGCTTCTAAGTGGGCTGTGGATAAGCTGAGCATGGACCTTGCCATTGCCGTTCAAGATACTAATGTACGTATCAATTATCTGGATCCTACCTGGCTCAAAACAGATCTAGGTGGAGAACATGCAGACAACCCTGTAGAGGCAGTTTTACCAGGTGCCTTAACTCCTGCTCTAGTGGAGAATGATGGTCCTAATGGGGAATTCTTCTGTGCTATTTAG
- a CDS encoding DUF808 domain-containing protein produces MASGFFALLDDIGVLMDDVAAMSKVATKKTAGILGDDLAVNAEKASGFVSSREIPVLWAITKGSFINKLIILPVAFLLSAFLPWAITIILLLGGIYLAFEGAEKIYEWIFPHAASETDIPPLEMTEEEIVAHEKEKIRAAIVTDFILSVEIVIIALSSVVEEPILNQVLVVSVVAIIATIGVYGIVAAIVRMDDLGFKMIKSSNEKKGFKHSVGAFLVAALPKIVKSLSVIGTIALILVAGGIFLHNVHFIEELLHSLPTILSEVITGIVVGILALGGFKLFKFLFFGKKKDDSTL; encoded by the coding sequence ATGGCCTCAGGATTTTTTGCTTTACTAGATGATATAGGTGTTCTTATGGACGATGTGGCTGCGATGAGCAAAGTAGCGACAAAAAAGACAGCTGGAATTCTAGGCGATGATCTTGCCGTAAATGCAGAAAAAGCCTCAGGTTTTGTTTCCTCAAGAGAAATCCCTGTATTGTGGGCGATTACCAAAGGCTCTTTCATAAACAAACTAATTATACTACCGGTAGCGTTTTTGCTCAGTGCATTTTTGCCTTGGGCAATCACTATAATCCTTCTACTAGGTGGAATTTATCTCGCCTTTGAAGGTGCTGAAAAAATCTATGAATGGATTTTCCCGCATGCTGCTTCTGAAACGGACATACCGCCTTTGGAAATGACTGAAGAGGAAATTGTCGCCCATGAAAAAGAAAAAATCAGAGCAGCAATTGTAACAGACTTTATTCTGTCTGTAGAGATCGTGATTATCGCCCTTAGTTCAGTGGTTGAAGAGCCTATTTTGAATCAGGTTTTAGTAGTTTCTGTGGTGGCCATCATCGCTACCATTGGCGTTTATGGTATCGTTGCCGCCATTGTTAGGATGGATGATTTAGGTTTCAAGATGATCAAATCTAGTAATGAGAAAAAGGGATTTAAGCATTCCGTTGGAGCTTTTCTAGTAGCTGCATTACCTAAGATTGTAAAGAGTTTATCAGTCATCGGGACGATTGCGCTCATATTAGTAGCTGGTGGCATTTTCTTGCATAACGTCCATTTTATAGAAGAGCTATTGCACTCGCTACCCACCATTTTGTCAGAGGTGATCACGGGTATTGTGGTAGGTATATTGGCTTTAGGAGGTTTTAAATTGTTTAAGTTTTTATTCTTCGGTAAGAAAAAAGACGACAGTACTCTATAA
- a CDS encoding SDR family NAD(P)-dependent oxidoreductase produces the protein MQKKDITISVLFIPSKHALEVIAQCLRDELKPLGITVATINPGPFDTGFNDRMYDTYKQWFNDDHHFTDVKHVEKAAQQMADNQFDPQGMIDKMVEIIPMDKHDFRTVHPADLPEKCQE, from the coding sequence TTGCAAAAAAAGGACATCACAATATCGGTGCTGTTCATACCATCAAAACATGCGCTCGAAGTAATTGCTCAATGTTTAAGGGATGAATTAAAGCCCTTAGGAATTACAGTCGCAACAATCAACCCAGGACCATTTGATACTGGATTCAATGATAGAATGTATGACACTTACAAACAATGGTTTAACGATGATCATCATTTTACAGATGTTAAGCATGTTGAAAAAGCGGCGCAACAGATGGCCGATAACCAATTTGACCCACAGGGCATGATCGATAAAATGGTGGAAATTATACCGATGGATAAGCACGACTTTAGAACAGTACATCCAGCTGATTTACCAGAGAAATGTCAAGAGTAA
- a CDS encoding response regulator, producing MKRKIVLVDDDAIYRLIAARLLGLVDTTLQIDQFENGQLALDYLQKEMNVNGTYTILLDINMPVLDGWGFLDKVEKKKVNEFPNLHIYIVSSSTDKSDLSKAGQYKSVKGFFHKPLSMENIKAIVSERYLT from the coding sequence ATGAAAAGAAAAATTGTATTAGTTGATGATGATGCTATTTATCGTTTGATCGCGGCCCGTCTATTAGGACTCGTAGACACTACCCTACAAATTGATCAATTCGAAAATGGTCAATTAGCTTTAGATTACCTTCAAAAAGAAATGAATGTCAACGGGACCTACACAATTCTTTTAGATATCAATATGCCTGTATTAGATGGTTGGGGATTTCTAGATAAGGTTGAGAAAAAAAAGGTCAATGAGTTTCCTAATCTTCATATCTACATTGTTTCATCTTCTACTGATAAAAGCGATCTATCTAAAGCAGGTCAATATAAATCTGTAAAAGGCTTTTTCCATAAACCTCTAAGTATGGAAAATATCAAAGCGATAGTTAGCGAGCGGTACTTAACTTGA